AACAACTGTTTCACCATATTGAATCAATACAGAGCCTGCGGCCTGCTTCGCTAACTGACCAGTTGTAAGACTTAGATTCTGTCCGCCAACCTCACATTCAACAACTACTTTCACAATAATTTCCTAATTCTTTTTCCGACAAACCGACTCAGATCAGCGAACACCGAAACTATTTTCGGATGTTTAACCGATCCAGAATTTCCCTGTAGCTTTCTGCATTCTTTTTGTGCAAATAATCAAGCAGACCACGTCGACGACTTACCATCTGCAGTAAGCCTCTCCGACTGGCATGATCTTTTGAATTTGATCGTAAATGCTCTGTTAAATTGACAATCCGTTCTGTAAGTACAGCAATCTGCACTTCAGCAGATCCGGTATCCCCTGTTTTGGACTGATATTCTTGAATCAATTCTGCTCTTCGTTCCTGTGTGACTGACATTCTTCTAACCTAAACCTTTAAAACAAACTACATGACAAACAGAGAAGATCGGGGATTACCCAATGCTAAAGATAGCCACTACGTTCCGTGTCTTGACTTTTTAGACTGGTAATGGCGAGAGAAAACCAAGCTATTACGCTAGCTTTCAGGGCATTAAAGGTAACTAATGTAGCATTTTGAATAGATTATTCAATGGATACGCTACCTCGAAAACGAAAACCTTTTTGAATAGAATCAGTTAGGTAAATTTCACTTAAAATCGCCCCAGCAAATATCCTTACGTACACTCACCATCAACTATCATGCCAGAAGCAATATGGCCAGACAACTTTCAGACCACCTCACGTACGATCACTTCATTACCATTTATTTGTGCAATTTCCACTTCTGCACCTGGCTGTATGAAGGGACCTTCGCTGATAACGTCCACCCAGACCCCCTCAATCTCGACCCGTCCTGCGGGCCTGAGCACAGAGATGGTAACCCCCTGCATCCCAACCCGTAAATCGAGCCCTGGCAGTTTCAATGTCCCCGATTCTTCAAGCAACCCCGGATCCAACTGAATTTCATGTGCCCCGGACCGAGGATTTTCACCCGGAGGTGCCAGAATTATAGAACTCATCAGACGGGACTCGGGTAGAAACCGATTCAAGCCAATCGCCAGAATAATGACTGTAATTAAGGACGCACTCACCGTGCCAACCGTATTCGTCATTGTGGTAAGATCAGAACCAGGACGCAGGGTATTAAAGTCACCAAACGTCTGGCTGGCCATGATGAAGGAAGCAAAGACCAACAGCCCCCCTGAAACCCCAAACACACCAAAGCCGGGAATCACCAGAAGTTCGAGTAAAATACAGATCAGTCCCATCGCAAATAGAACAATCTCCAGATAACCGGCCGTCCCTCCCAGAATATGACTCCAGAAAAACAGGCCGAAACAGACGCCCGACATAATTCCAAACATGCCTGTTAACGTAGACAGTTCCAGATAGACAAACAGAATTCCAAGTGCCAACACTAATCCAGTGACAAAGGAAGAGTTAAGAACATAAACCAGCGTATCTACCCAGGTCCGTCCGACAGCAATCAGCTTTGTATCAACCGGAATCCCCAGTCGCTGCTTCAATTCTTCCATGTCCCGTACGGGAGGTTCTGCAATTTTTAAGGTATGGGCTCGATTGCCGTTCACAGTTAACAGATTTGCTTTGCGTGATTCGCGAACAACGGGCCCTTTGATCCACTCCCCATTGGACTCATGAATTTCTTCTGCGGTCATATACCAAATCTGGCCGGTTTTACTATTGGTCACTTCAAAAATCTCCAGATCTTTATCGGACATGGCTTCGCAGACAGCAGCGGGCCTCCCTTTTTTCTCTGCTAACTCCTTGAGTGTCACGCGTAAAGGACTCAGTATTTTTTCAGGAACATGCTCAAACTGGCCATCCTCTTTCATTTCAATTGGGCCGGCATCACCAATCTGTGCATCGGGTTTCAGAAAGATTTCATCACAGCCCAGCGCAATAATCGCCGCACTGCTCATCGCATATTCGGGTACATAAGCAACAGTCCTCACCTTTCGCGCATCAAGGTCGGCGATCATATTCGCCAGATTGGTTCCCGAAATTAAGTATCCGCCGCCGGAAGTAATCTCAAACACCAGCATGTTCGCACCGGAATTGACGGCACGATTAATCTGTCGTTCAATAAATGCTTCCAGGATAGGCTCAATCATTCCATCGACTCGAATCAGCATCGTCTTGGGAGCATCCCCCATCGTAGGATCATCGCGTAACTTTTCACGCGGTATTCCATACAGTTCCGCCAGATCTCCCCGATTCTGAGCCAGTTGTTGCACGAGCACATCCAGAGCCCGCGCTTTACTGCCGGAGAATACCCCCAGTGAACCGACTTCTTTGATCGTTTCAACATCAAGAATCACAGCCATATTATCCTGCAGTCGCTTTAACTCCTCGGGAGTCACAATGCGTGATTCAATCTGCTTGTTCTCCCCTTCTCCCTGTTGAATCTTGATTTTCAAAACCGCCTGCTGCGGGTCCATCATTCCCAAGGTCAGCGCACGGCTAAGCTTGTTATTATGACGCTTCTCTACAATCGAAAGCACAAATTCTCGTTCATCTCGATCAATGGCTTTCCCATATCCAATATCCCCCAATTCGGCATCCGGGTGCATCACAATCTCATCACAGGCTAGCGCCAGAACAACGTTATTACCAATCACGGTTTCAGGGATCCAGGCAATCGTTTTTAAATTTGACAACTTCGAAGATGCTAAAAACTTGGCTAACCCCTGTACCTGATGAAAAGGACTGGATCCGGGCGAAATCTTCAATACGAGATACCCGGTTTCATTACTCTGTGCCGCTTCGTTCTGTAACGCCAGCGCAGCATTGGTCACCCGCCCGTAAGTCACTTCACCGACAGGGCTGTCAATTGTCATGAACAAAACAGGCTGAGATGGTGGCTCATCCAGATTCGCATCGGGCGCCTGTTTCGCATTCTGAGGCGGTTTCACAACAGGTTTGGCCGCTGGATCAGCCTGAAGCGACGAACTTCCGTTGAGCACTAAAAGTCCCAGAATAAAGGCCAGTAACATCTGGTTGACATTTTTCATTATGTGACTTTCACCGTTGTCAGAAAAAGAAATGCAAAGCGTGTAAATTCAGTCCTCGCTGATGGCACCTTGCGATCGGGAGGATTCATTGTCTGACGAAACTCTTGATCAAAACAGACACTGATCAACTGGTCTACTCATTTTAACGAAAGAATACACCAGACAGATCATTTCATTCTATAAAATTATAGACGATTTCCAGCAGGGAAATAAGGTTTTGATTTAATCAACATCATTTACCGCAGAAATCTCCTCAATTCATTCGTTTTCCGGATTGACAATCTCACAACTTGACATGTTCGAAACGGGACCGGAATTCCCTGATTTCAGGCTTTCCCAACAAATCATCAAAGTCTCTGTATCGTATCTAAAGCCATCGATTCACAGTGCCCTAAAGAATTTCACAGAAAACCAGTTAAATTTTACGCGTTTCCCTCTTACAATACAGGAGCAATTCTTACAAACACACCAAAGGACGGTTATGTCATTTTACGGTTATCACCCGATCATTGAAAAATGGTTTCAAAATCGCTTCCAGGGTCCGACAGAACCTCAACAGCAAGGCTGGCCTTGTATCAATCGTGGTGAGCACACTCTGATCTCGGCCCCCACCGGAAGTGGTAAAACACTAACCGCATTTCTGTCTGTGATAGACCGTATCGTGAAACGTTCTCTGGATGGAGAGCTGGAAAATGAAATCTCGGTGATCTATGTCTCCCCGTTACGGGCACTCTCGAATGACATGCACCGCAACCTGACAGAGCCTCTGGAAGAAATCTCACAGCTATTGGAAGAAGAAGGCTACACATTCACTCCCATTCGCGTTGGCCTGCGAACAGGCGACACCCCTTCTTCGAAACGAGCAGCACTCGTCCGGCGGCCTCCTCATATTCTGGTTACCACTCCGGAATCCCTCTATTTAATGTTGACCGGATCCAAAAGCCGGGAAACTCTGAAAACCGTCGAAACGGTCATCGTAGATGAAATTCACGCCCTGCTGCGGGACAAACGGGGCTCGCACTGGTCACTTACCCTCGAACGCCTCGAAGCATTAGTTGATCATCCTCTACAGCGGATCGGTCTGTCCGCCACACAAAAACCGCTGGAACGGGTGGCACAATATCTGGTCGGAAATCGGCCGGAAATTGAAATCACTGAAGAGCTACCTCAAACATCAGATAACGAGCTTCCCGAACAAACCTGCCGCATCGTCAACATTGGTCATTCCCGCACGCTAGACGTCGCCATCCAGGTTCCCCCATCGGAATTGAGTGCGATTTGTTCTCACGAACAATGGGCTGAAGTACTGGAACAGATCATCGAACTGATCCAATCGCATCACAGCACACTAATCTTTGTCAATACGCGGCGGTTGGCCGAGCGAATTACTCATCAGTTAACCGAACGCCTGGGCGAAGACGTCGTCGGCAGCCATCACGGTTCCCTCTCTGCAAAAATCAGACATCGCACGGAACAAAAACTGAAAAGCGGCGAACTCAAAGCCGTTATCGCGACCGCCTCACTGGAACTGGGAATTGATGTCGGCTACATCGATCTGGTTGTGCAGATCGGCTCCCCCCGTGGCATCGCTACTTTTCTCCAGCGCATCGGGCGATCAGGACACTCTCTCGGACTGGTTCCCAAAGGACGCATCTTTGCCCTCTCGCGGGATGAACTACTGGAAAGCATGGCGCTGGTCCGATCGATCAAACAAGGTATCCTCGATACCGTTCGTATGCCGGAAGCCCCTGTGGATATTCTAGCACAACAAATCACCGCCGAAGTCGCCTGTGAAGAATGGAACACGGACAAATTATTCGAAACAGTGACGCGCGCCTATTCTTATCGAAACCTGAAACGGTCCGTCTTTGACAGCACAGTTCAATTTCTGAGCGAAGGCATCAGCACCACGGCCGGCCGTAGTCGCGTCTATCTACATCACGACCAGGTCCAGAGCCGTGTCCGTAGCAGAAAAAATGCCCGCCTCGTCTCCACGATGAACGGAGGGGCGATTCCGGAAATCGCCTCGTATCGCGTGGTCACCGAAGACGACCAGACCGTGGTCGGTTCAGTCGACGAAGACTTTGCCGTCGAAAGCATGGCAGGTGACATTTTTCTTCTAGGCAATACCTCGTGGCAAATTCGCTATGTCCGTGGCGGCGATGTCACTGTGGTCGATGCCAACGGCGCGCCCCCTTCTATCCCCTTCTGGTTTGGTGAAGCCCCGGGACGCTCCCTTGAACTCTCAACCGAAATATCGCACCTGCGCGAAGAGCTTGAACGCCAGATCGAAAACCCGGAACAAGCCATTCTCTGGCTGAGTCAGGAAACCAATACGGACGAGTGGGGCAGCAAACAGATTGTTGATTACGTTCAAACAGAAAAGGCGGCGCTGGGCATCATCCCGACTCAAAAGCGCATTGTTTTCGAGCGATTCTTTGATGAATCAGGGGGCATGCAACTGGTGATCCACGCTCCCTTTGGTGGCGATATCAATCGTGCCTGGGGTTACACCATGCGTAAGCGTTTCTGCCGCTCTTATAATTTTGAACTGCAGGCAACCGCCGACGATAATGGGATTATCCTCTCGCTCGGCCCACAGCATAGCTTCCCTCTGGAGAGTCTGTTTACAATGTTGAATACCAGAAACGTTCAACAACTCTCTGAGCAGGCGATTCTGGACCACCCTATGTTTCATGTCCGCTGGCGCTGGAATGTGACCCGGGCATTGCTGGTCTCACGGATGCAGAATGGTAAAAAAGTACCGCCACCGCTCCAACGTTTTCGAGCCGAAGACCTGCTCACCGCTGTGTTCCCGCGTCTGACTGGTTGTCCCGAAAATGAAATTGGGGAAATCGTCCGCCCCGATCATATTCTGGTCGACCAGACATTGTATGACTGCCTGAATGAGCAACTCGA
This window of the Gimesia fumaroli genome carries:
- a CDS encoding NfeD family protein, encoding MKNVNQMLLAFILGLLVLNGSSSLQADPAAKPVVKPPQNAKQAPDANLDEPPSQPVLFMTIDSPVGEVTYGRVTNAALALQNEAAQSNETGYLVLKISPGSSPFHQVQGLAKFLASSKLSNLKTIAWIPETVIGNNVVLALACDEIVMHPDAELGDIGYGKAIDRDEREFVLSIVEKRHNNKLSRALTLGMMDPQQAVLKIKIQQGEGENKQIESRIVTPEELKRLQDNMAVILDVETIKEVGSLGVFSGSKARALDVLVQQLAQNRGDLAELYGIPREKLRDDPTMGDAPKTMLIRVDGMIEPILEAFIERQINRAVNSGANMLVFEITSGGGYLISGTNLANMIADLDARKVRTVAYVPEYAMSSAAIIALGCDEIFLKPDAQIGDAGPIEMKEDGQFEHVPEKILSPLRVTLKELAEKKGRPAAVCEAMSDKDLEIFEVTNSKTGQIWYMTAEEIHESNGEWIKGPVVRESRKANLLTVNGNRAHTLKIAEPPVRDMEELKQRLGIPVDTKLIAVGRTWVDTLVYVLNSSFVTGLVLALGILFVYLELSTLTGMFGIMSGVCFGLFFWSHILGGTAGYLEIVLFAMGLICILLELLVIPGFGVFGVSGGLLVFASFIMASQTFGDFNTLRPGSDLTTMTNTVGTVSASLITVIILAIGLNRFLPESRLMSSIILAPPGENPRSGAHEIQLDPGLLEESGTLKLPGLDLRVGMQGVTISVLRPAGRVEIEGVWVDVISEGPFIQPGAEVEIAQINGNEVIVREVV
- a CDS encoding DEAD/DEAH box helicase, which codes for MSFYGYHPIIEKWFQNRFQGPTEPQQQGWPCINRGEHTLISAPTGSGKTLTAFLSVIDRIVKRSLDGELENEISVIYVSPLRALSNDMHRNLTEPLEEISQLLEEEGYTFTPIRVGLRTGDTPSSKRAALVRRPPHILVTTPESLYLMLTGSKSRETLKTVETVIVDEIHALLRDKRGSHWSLTLERLEALVDHPLQRIGLSATQKPLERVAQYLVGNRPEIEITEELPQTSDNELPEQTCRIVNIGHSRTLDVAIQVPPSELSAICSHEQWAEVLEQIIELIQSHHSTLIFVNTRRLAERITHQLTERLGEDVVGSHHGSLSAKIRHRTEQKLKSGELKAVIATASLELGIDVGYIDLVVQIGSPRGIATFLQRIGRSGHSLGLVPKGRIFALSRDELLESMALVRSIKQGILDTVRMPEAPVDILAQQITAEVACEEWNTDKLFETVTRAYSYRNLKRSVFDSTVQFLSEGISTTAGRSRVYLHHDQVQSRVRSRKNARLVSTMNGGAIPEIASYRVVTEDDQTVVGSVDEDFAVESMAGDIFLLGNTSWQIRYVRGGDVTVVDANGAPPSIPFWFGEAPGRSLELSTEISHLREELERQIENPEQAILWLSQETNTDEWGSKQIVDYVQTEKAALGIIPTQKRIVFERFFDESGGMQLVIHAPFGGDINRAWGYTMRKRFCRSYNFELQATADDNGIILSLGPQHSFPLESLFTMLNTRNVQQLSEQAILDHPMFHVRWRWNVTRALLVSRMQNGKKVPPPLQRFRAEDLLTAVFPRLTGCPENEIGEIVRPDHILVDQTLYDCLNEQLDIEGFKTVLQEIEQGTVKLIPRDTREPSPFCYELLNSSPYTFLDGGEAQERRARAVATRHTLSIESVEDLGRLSPEAIAQVCQEAQPLVRNADEFHDLLLGRIHIPINEQPDWADWYQELEATGRATTLQRTENQSANRCTESWVATERLPAALAAFPESQHAPPVTVPVGVRQEWESAEARTAIIRGLLDTCGPLTVAEIANLAGMTDSQTEAALMALEGEGIAMQGFFRVKDPNWDQSVDDSAKEKETTPANALPKEWCHRRLLARIHRLTLQGLRAQVQPVDTTVFIQYLTRLHGMSGDEKRSGTNGLFEILSMLQGIDIPAICWERDILPARLSNYQNNQLDELCFTGEIGWGRLYPPKRTADQGKPMTGITRNAPVSFFLREDIPWLTYFSEASTQNTEDQNYLSSPAVEIQELLTQQGALFATDLMAATESLPTQVADALGELISRGLVTSDSFSGMRQFTQDRSTKNRRAARKSRIGLVRKRSTPNNTGRWSIWRRELAAEIEERSLQYYEYVEQWAWQLLRRWGVVFRDLLVKESGAPRWFELLQIYRRLEARGEIRGGRFVSGVAGEQFAMSGTIQELRKLRDESATDALTILSAADPLNLVGILTKQARIPSTANNRLAYWNGSLIAYSRSEELFLLANVNEKTKRELILGFGLPIHGTNINETATAGSKPAIEPLEHQPAATENELLIPNSNSTEKEEKRSPRPSFL
- the rpsO gene encoding 30S ribosomal protein S15; translation: MSVTQERRAELIQEYQSKTGDTGSAEVQIAVLTERIVNLTEHLRSNSKDHASRRGLLQMVSRRRGLLDYLHKKNAESYREILDRLNIRK